Genomic window (Litorilinea aerophila):
CACCGCCGCCGGCCAGTCTGGCGTCCCAGAACCAGGCGCTATGGGGGCCGGGGTGGGTCTCCCGGGAGCGGGCCCAGGTGATTTTCCCCAGCGCGCCGCTCTGGACCTGCTGCAGCGCCTTCAGCGTCTTGGGGGTGTAGCAGAGATCTTCCAGGTAGCCGGCAAAGACGCCGGCCTTCTCCACCGTCTCCAGCATGCGCTTCGCCTCGGCGGCGTTGCGGCCCAGGGGCTTGGTGCAGAGCACGGCCTTGCCCGCGTCCGCCGCCATTTGGACCAGCTCTTCGTGGAGGTGATTGGGCAGGCCGATCACCACCGTGTCGGTCTCGGGGTGGTTGATGGCCTCGGCCAGGTCGCTGGTCCAGTGGGGGATGCCCCATTCCCGGGCGAAGGCTTCGGCCCGCTCCGGCGTGCGGGAGTAGATCACGCCCACCCGGTCCCGGCTGCGCTGGCCGTGTAGGGTCATGGTGTAAAACATGCCGATGAGCCCGGTGCCCAACATGGTGACTTGATGTCCGTTCGTCATTGACGCCTCCTCACCCTCCTGCTGGGGAGGGAACCTGATGGAATTCTGGTACTCGATACAGCCACATCCGCCGTTTCGCCCCGGCGAGTACAGCCTGGCGTAAATGTCACGGCAGAAATTCCGGGTGCCCTCTGGGCGCACTCCCTCGGGTGAAAACGCTCGGCGAATCTCTGCCGGGATCTACCAGGCGAGCCCGTAGTGGGCATCGATCTCGGCCTGGTAGGCGTTCACCGCACCCGAGAGGACCTCGGCCAGGGTCACCTGGCGCCGGGCCACGGACGACTCCAGCATGGCGAAGGCGCAGGCCAGATCGTGCAGCCCTTCCTGGCCGGAGGTCTCCGGATCCCGCCCCTGTTCGATGGCCTGCAGCCAGTCCAACTGCTGGATGGCGAAGGGGTCGGTCAGGCCCAGGGGGAAGAAGCGCTCCCGCTCCTCCGGGCTCAGGTTGGCCTCGAAGTGCTCCAGCAAGGGGGTGGCACGGCCGTCGTCGTCGAAGAGCTGTCCTCCCTTGATGCACCCTTCGCTGCCCCAGAAGACGGGCGCGCCGGGAATCTCCAGGGCAGCGCCATGGCCGCCCCAGGACCAGAGCAGTTGGGCGATGGCCTCGTTCTCGAAACCGGCCACGGCCAGGTAGGTGTCGTCCACGTCCACCGGCACCTCCTGGATGATATGCCCCTGCTCGTCCCGCCGGTAGCGCACCGGCTCCAGGGTGCGGGCCACTGCGTTGACCCAGGCCACCTCGCCGAAGACGTAGCGCAGCAGGTGGAACTGGTGGACGCCGATGTCGATGGAGCCACCGCCGCCACCCTCCAGCTTGCGGTGTCGCCAGGGGGTGTCGGCCACCACCTTGTCCGGCGACCAGAGGCCGCCCAGGGAGCCGATGAGGGCCATCTGGGGTTCGCCGATGAGCCCCTTTTCCACCGCCCAGCGGGCGGCCCGGGTGAAGCGGCCCTGGCGCACGTTCTCGAAGGTGCCGAAGGTCAGCCCCCGCTCCCGGGCTGTCTCCACCATGCGGCGGGCAGCCTTCACCGAGATGGCCAGGGGCTTCTGGGTGAGCAGGTGGAGGCCGTGGGCGAAGGCGTGCTCCGCGATCTGGTGGTGGAGGGCCAGGGTGGTGAAGTCATTGACCGCGTCCACCACGCCGTCTGCGATCATCTGACGGTAGTCGGTGTAGACGTGGACCTCCACGTCGTCCTGGAAGTCGCTGACGTAGGTGTGGGGCGCGGCCAGGGGGTCGCCCGACTCCGGCGGCAGCACGGGAGGGCGGGGGGGCGGCCCTTCGCCCCGGCGGCGGAACATAAGGGCGTCTTCCTCTTTGCGGGCCACCAGCGCGGTGATGCGGAAGTTGTCTACGCCGGCCTCCCGCAGCTTCTTGTATCCCTGCAGGTGGGCGTTCAGAATACGCCCACAGCCCACAATCCCGATCCGAATCATGGGTTCCTCCTAGTAAACCGGCAGGGGCAGCGAGACCGCCTCACCGCTGCTGGCAGAGAGGAGCCCTGCCTCCAGGATCTCCTGGGCGTCCCGGCTGACCTCGGGGCTGCAGAGGCCCTCGATGGGCCGGTCGTGGCGGATGCAGTGGAGGAAGTAGGCGGTGGCGTTGCGCAGCTCCTCGGGGGACGGGGGCACCTCGATCTCCACGCCGTCCTCGTGTTCCCGGTCGGCCAGCAGCAGGCGGCCGCCGTTGCGGGGCTCCACCACCAGGGTTCCCTCGCTGCCGTAGAGGACGGCCACGTAGGAGGTGAGATGGCCGATCTGGGTCCAGGAGGCTTCTGTGATGGCGATGGCCCGGGGCCACTGCATGACGATGACCGCGTTGTCGTCCACGGTGACGTAATCCTTGAGCAGGTGGCCGACCACGCCGGTGACCCGGCTGGGCTGGCCCAGGACGGTGCGGGCCAGGGCAGCGCCGTAGCAGCAGTAGTCCATGAGCGCGCCGGCGCCGTTGAGGTCGGCGTCGTGGAGCCAGTTGTAGAAGTAGGGGGTGCAGCCCAGCTCCTTGGGGCCGGCGTGGGCGGAGCGATACTTGGTGCTGAAGACCTGGCCGATGGCGCCGCTGCGGGCCATCTCCAGGGCCTTCTGGAGCTGGGGCCACCAGGCGAAGGGCCAGTTGACCATGAGCTTCACCCCGGCCTGACGGGCTGCCGCCAGCATCTGCACCGCGCCTTCCAGATCGGCAGCCATGGGCTTTTCCACCATCACGTGCAGGCCTCGCTCGGCCGCCATGACCGCCAGCTCGGCCCCGGTGGCGTTGTCGCTGAAGACATAGACCGCGTCCAGTTCCACCGAATCCAGCATTTCTTCATAGGACAGGAAGACCTGGCCGGCGCCGTGCTCGGCCTGGACCTTGTCCAACAGCTCCTGATTGGGGTCGGCCGCGGCCACCAGTTCGCCCAGGGGAGAGGCGTTCAGATCCCGCAGGTTGCCCCAGATGTGGTCGTGGGTGAGGCCCAACACACCCACGCGCAGCTTATCGGCCATGATTACCTCCTTGGCGGTTGAGGGTTGGATGGAAGCGAATCGCTGACGATCCTGGAAAGGTTGCTGATGGTTGTTGATGGTTCTTGAACGGCGGATGAAGGGTTCCGGCTCCATTGTACTTGTTTCTGGCCAGGCTGCAAAGGAATCACGAAGCCCAGACTGGATTTTGACAGGATTTTGTAATCAACCGGGTGCCAATCTCCAGGTATAATCCTGATGGAATCGGCATCATTCTGGCGAGCCCCCGCCGGAACAACTGGACAGCCCACCCCACTGCAACCCTTTTCACGTCTGTTATATCCGCCCTCGTTGCTACCCAACGTGAACCCATGGAAATGACGAAAATCCTTGTGGTGGATGATGATCCACTGCTGCGCCAGAGCCTAGAGTTCAACCTGGAAGAGGCCGGCTACCAGGTGCGAACAGCGGCCAACGCCCGTCAGGCCCTTGCCCAAATTGAAATAGAGCGGCCCGACCTGATCCTACTGGACGTAGGCCTGCCCGACATGGATGGGCTCTCCCTGCTTCGTCTGTTACGTGATCGCTTCCCGGTCATTTTTCTTACGGCACGGCGCCGTGAACTGGACGAAGTGCTGGGGCTGGAACTGGGGGCGGAGGATTACATCACCAAACCCTTCCACAAAGAGGTACTCTTGACGCGTATACGCATGGTTCTGCGTCGAACCCAGCGACCACGGCCCGCTTCTGGGGATAGCCGGGCGATCATAGCCGGCGATCTGGAACTGGACCCCGAGGCACACACGGTGACCCTCCGCGGGCAGCCGGTTACCCTCTCGCCCCTGGAGTTCCGGCTGCTCCACCTGCTCATGAAGGCGCCCAATCGGGTGTTTTCTGTGGATGAACTGTTGAATCAGGTTTGGGGTGAACACTACATGGGTGAGCCTCAGATCATCTATGTCTACATGCGGGAACTACGCAACA
Coding sequences:
- a CDS encoding Gfo/Idh/MocA family protein, with the translated sequence MIRIGIVGCGRILNAHLQGYKKLREAGVDNFRITALVARKEEDALMFRRRGEGPPPRPPVLPPESGDPLAAPHTYVSDFQDDVEVHVYTDYRQMIADGVVDAVNDFTTLALHHQIAEHAFAHGLHLLTQKPLAISVKAARRMVETARERGLTFGTFENVRQGRFTRAARWAVEKGLIGEPQMALIGSLGGLWSPDKVVADTPWRHRKLEGGGGGSIDIGVHQFHLLRYVFGEVAWVNAVARTLEPVRYRRDEQGHIIQEVPVDVDDTYLAVAGFENEAIAQLLWSWGGHGAALEIPGAPVFWGSEGCIKGGQLFDDDGRATPLLEHFEANLSPEERERFFPLGLTDPFAIQQLDWLQAIEQGRDPETSGQEGLHDLACAFAMLESSVARRQVTLAEVLSGAVNAYQAEIDAHYGLAW
- a CDS encoding Gfo/Idh/MocA family protein, translating into MADKLRVGVLGLTHDHIWGNLRDLNASPLGELVAAADPNQELLDKVQAEHGAGQVFLSYEEMLDSVELDAVYVFSDNATGAELAVMAAERGLHVMVEKPMAADLEGAVQMLAAARQAGVKLMVNWPFAWWPQLQKALEMARSGAIGQVFSTKYRSAHAGPKELGCTPYFYNWLHDADLNGAGALMDYCCYGAALARTVLGQPSRVTGVVGHLLKDYVTVDDNAVIVMQWPRAIAITEASWTQIGHLTSYVAVLYGSEGTLVVEPRNGGRLLLADREHEDGVEIEVPPSPEELRNATAYFLHCIRHDRPIEGLCSPEVSRDAQEILEAGLLSASSGEAVSLPLPVY
- a CDS encoding response regulator transcription factor; this encodes MTKILVVDDDPLLRQSLEFNLEEAGYQVRTAANARQALAQIEIERPDLILLDVGLPDMDGLSLLRLLRDRFPVIFLTARRRELDEVLGLELGAEDYITKPFHKEVLLTRIRMVLRRTQRPRPASGDSRAIIAGDLELDPEAHTVTLRGQPVTLSPLEFRLLHLLMKAPNRVFSVDELLNQVWGEHYMGEPQIIYVYMRELRNKLEADPGHPRRIVNVRGAGYKLIPQDP